In Rhizobium sp. N324, a single genomic region encodes these proteins:
- a CDS encoding glutathione S-transferase family protein, with product MGMLVDGVWHDVWYDTKESKGQFKRQPSQFRNWVTSDGQAGPSGSGGFKAEAGRYHLYVSLACPWAHRTLIFRKLKKLEDLISVSVVDPLMLDNGWEFKVGDGATGDQLFGVATLWQIYAKADPHYSGRVTVPVLWDKKTGTIVSNESAEIIRMFNSAFDELTGAKADFYPDDLRAEIDALNATVYDTVNNGVYKAGFATTQEAYEENVGRLFETLDMLDERLGKGRYLLGNRLTEADWRLFTTLVRFDAVYVGHFKCNIRRIADYRNLPGYLRDLYQTAGVSETVNLKHIKEHYYRSHKTINPTGIVPVGPALDLDSPHGRAKLAAA from the coding sequence ATGGGAATGCTGGTGGACGGCGTCTGGCACGATGTCTGGTACGACACGAAGGAGAGCAAGGGCCAGTTCAAGCGTCAGCCCTCGCAGTTCCGCAACTGGGTGACATCGGACGGTCAGGCCGGCCCTTCCGGCAGCGGCGGCTTCAAGGCCGAGGCCGGGCGTTACCATCTCTATGTCTCGCTTGCCTGCCCATGGGCTCACCGCACGCTGATCTTCCGCAAGCTGAAGAAGCTGGAGGATCTGATCTCGGTCTCCGTTGTCGACCCGCTGATGCTCGACAACGGCTGGGAATTCAAGGTCGGTGATGGCGCCACCGGCGACCAGCTCTTCGGCGTCGCCACCCTCTGGCAGATTTACGCGAAGGCCGATCCGCATTATTCAGGTCGCGTCACCGTTCCCGTCCTTTGGGACAAGAAAACCGGCACGATCGTCAGCAACGAATCCGCCGAGATCATCCGCATGTTCAACAGCGCCTTCGACGAGCTGACCGGCGCGAAGGCCGATTTTTATCCCGACGATCTCCGCGCCGAAATCGATGCGCTGAACGCCACCGTCTACGACACCGTCAACAACGGCGTCTACAAGGCGGGCTTTGCCACCACCCAGGAAGCCTATGAGGAAAATGTCGGGAGGCTGTTCGAAACGCTCGACATGCTCGACGAACGCTTGGGCAAGGGCCGCTATCTCCTCGGCAACCGGCTGACCGAAGCCGATTGGCGCCTGTTTACGACGCTGGTGCGCTTCGACGCCGTCTATGTCGGCCATTTCAAGTGCAACATCCGCCGGATCGCCGACTACCGCAACCTGCCTGGATATTTGCGCGACCTCTACCAGACCGCGGGCGTTTCCGAAACGGTGAACCTGAAGCACATCAAGGAACACTACTATCGCAGCCACAAGACCATCAATCCGACAGGCATCGTTCCCGTCGGTCCGGCGCTCGATCTCGACAGTCCGCATGGACGTGCGAAGCTTGCCGCTGCCTAA
- a CDS encoding GNAT family N-acetyltransferase — MAEFELTASPSPEELAAITDALSAFNAGDVGPADRRSLAVLIRDTDGKVTGGLSGFTAWGWLFTQMLYIPDTLRGTGLAGKILAKAEEEARARGCHGAWIDTFSPQALSAYRRQGYEIFGELEHFPQGRTRSFLRKIL; from the coding sequence ATGGCGGAATTCGAGTTGACCGCCTCACCTTCGCCGGAGGAACTGGCGGCGATCACCGATGCGCTCTCGGCCTTCAACGCCGGTGATGTCGGCCCCGCCGACCGCCGGTCGCTCGCCGTCCTGATCCGCGACACCGACGGCAAGGTCACCGGCGGCCTGTCTGGTTTTACCGCCTGGGGCTGGCTCTTCACGCAAATGCTCTATATTCCCGACACGCTGCGCGGCACCGGTCTCGCCGGCAAGATCCTCGCAAAGGCGGAAGAAGAGGCGAGAGCCCGCGGCTGCCACGGCGCGTGGATCGACACCTTCAGCCCACAGGCTCTCAGCGCCTATCGGCGTCAGGGTTATGAGATCTTTGGGGAACTCGAGCATTTTCCGCAGGGCCGCACACGCAGCTTTCTCCGGAAAATTCTCTGA
- a CDS encoding anti-sigma factor family protein, with the protein MLDLRKLPLEAQLTALLDGEVSPEQRHELEQRLATDENARRLHEKLRHGADFGRRRLDDILKEPVPLALVRSIKSTQPPKTPIAQRATRPQVKLAPSGPQALAAALILFAVGCGIGYFVGTSPDADEIATTTTATAPANTSDWLGDVTAYQRLLIRQPRHLVEVPASQAEEISSWLTTAIGVPFRVPDLSAESWTFQGARVILGDSRPVGQLVYSNADGDVISICFRKDAQPPETDDFKETIKDEIGLVTWHNAGTSYVLAGPSAEAALGQLAMKIATAI; encoded by the coding sequence TTGCTCGATCTTAGGAAATTGCCACTCGAAGCCCAGCTCACCGCCCTTCTCGATGGCGAGGTCTCGCCCGAACAGCGCCACGAACTGGAGCAGCGTCTGGCAACCGACGAGAATGCACGCCGGCTGCACGAGAAACTTCGCCACGGCGCCGATTTCGGCCGCCGCCGCCTCGACGACATCCTGAAGGAGCCGGTGCCGCTCGCCCTCGTCCGCTCAATCAAGAGCACGCAGCCGCCGAAGACGCCGATCGCCCAGCGCGCCACGCGCCCGCAGGTGAAGCTGGCGCCGAGCGGCCCGCAGGCGCTGGCCGCCGCTCTCATCCTCTTCGCCGTCGGCTGCGGTATCGGCTATTTCGTCGGCACCAGCCCGGATGCCGACGAAATCGCCACCACGACTACCGCGACGGCGCCGGCCAATACCAGCGACTGGCTGGGCGACGTCACCGCCTATCAGCGCCTGCTGATCCGCCAACCCCGTCATCTCGTCGAAGTGCCCGCCTCGCAGGCCGAGGAAATCTCCAGCTGGCTCACGACCGCGATCGGCGTGCCCTTCCGCGTGCCCGATCTCAGCGCCGAATCCTGGACCTTCCAGGGCGCGCGCGTCATCCTCGGCGACAGCCGCCCTGTCGGCCAGCTCGTCTATTCCAATGCCGACGGCGACGTCATCTCCATCTGCTTCCGCAAGGACGCGCAGCCGCCGGAGACCGACGACTTCAAGGAAACCATCAAGGACGAGATCGGCCTGGTGACATGGCACAATGCCGGCACCTCCTATGTGCTTGCCGGCCCCTCCGCCGAAGCGGCGCTCGGCCAGCTCGCCATGAAGATCGCCACGGCGATTTGA
- a CDS encoding RNA polymerase sigma factor, which translates to MRQPATTIDLRRDLVGLLPRLRRFAITLAGEAALADELVQAVCQRAIAKGHQWSGEGRLESWIYTLARQQWTDDSRKRKPKASLRGNVTDIREAARERSTAADPDAIHHMIADMPDGLSSVFLLVDIEGHSYQQAADIMGTPVANVVSQLATARLHFAGLAGTHPIHRY; encoded by the coding sequence ATGCGTCAACCCGCAACGACCATCGATCTCCGGCGTGATCTCGTCGGCCTTCTGCCCCGCCTTCGCCGCTTCGCGATCACGCTCGCGGGTGAGGCTGCTCTGGCCGATGAACTCGTCCAGGCCGTCTGTCAGCGCGCCATCGCCAAGGGTCATCAATGGAGCGGTGAAGGCCGGCTGGAAAGCTGGATTTACACGCTTGCCCGCCAGCAATGGACCGACGACAGCCGCAAGCGCAAGCCCAAGGCCTCCCTCCGCGGCAACGTCACCGATATTCGCGAAGCCGCCCGCGAACGCTCGACGGCAGCCGATCCCGACGCCATCCATCACATGATCGCCGATATGCCGGACGGTCTTTCCAGCGTGTTCCTGCTCGTCGACATCGAAGGCCACAGCTATCAGCAGGCAGCCGACATCATGGGCACGCCGGTGGCAAATGTCGTCTCGCAGCTCGCGACCGCAAGGCTGCATTTTGCCGGGCTCGCCGGCACTCACCCGATCCACAGGTACTGA
- a CDS encoding DUF2076 domain-containing protein, whose amino-acid sequence MSPEERQLLTALFDRVRTAAAQPRDRDAEALIDQATREQPSATYYLAQAVIVQEKGLEAAANHIKELEEHVRQLEAGASEHRQAEQGGGFLSSIFGNTQTQQPAPVPSNPGPWGQQSRAYDDSRGYDRDGRQPQQQPTGPWSQQAYAPSAGGSFLRGALGTAAGVAGGMLLANSLSGIFGNHMSSLGWGSPFGASPFGNASAPTEETVINNYYGNDDTRQASDNAADDDNANVQQADYDDGDDYSDDSSGDVTDV is encoded by the coding sequence ATGTCACCCGAAGAACGCCAATTGCTGACCGCCCTCTTCGACCGCGTGCGCACCGCAGCGGCCCAGCCGCGCGACCGCGACGCCGAGGCCCTTATCGACCAGGCGACGCGCGAGCAACCCTCCGCCACATATTACCTCGCCCAGGCCGTCATCGTTCAGGAAAAGGGGCTGGAAGCCGCCGCCAACCATATCAAGGAACTCGAGGAGCATGTCCGCCAGCTGGAAGCCGGCGCGAGCGAACACCGGCAGGCCGAACAAGGCGGCGGCTTTTTGAGCTCGATCTTCGGCAACACCCAGACGCAGCAGCCCGCACCCGTCCCGTCCAATCCCGGTCCTTGGGGGCAGCAATCCCGCGCCTATGACGATTCCCGCGGTTACGACCGCGATGGCCGCCAGCCGCAGCAGCAGCCGACCGGCCCCTGGAGCCAGCAGGCCTATGCGCCATCGGCCGGCGGCAGCTTCCTGCGCGGCGCGCTCGGCACGGCAGCCGGCGTTGCCGGCGGCATGCTGCTTGCCAACTCGCTGAGCGGCATCTTCGGCAACCACATGTCCTCGCTCGGCTGGGGCTCGCCCTTCGGCGCCAGCCCCTTCGGCAACGCCAGCGCCCCCACCGAGGAAACCGTCATCAACAATTATTACGGCAACGACGACACCCGTCAGGCGTCCGACAACGCTGCCGATGACGACAATGCCAATGTACAGCAGGCCGATTACGACGACGGCGACGATTACAGTGATGACTCGTCCGGCGACGTTACGGATGTGTGA
- the leuA gene encoding 2-isopropylmalate synthase, which produces MNATTQFSERKTASTKGMPDATVKYRAYPQVNIPDRTWPTKTITKAPVWCSVDLRDGNQALVDPMGHDRKARMFQLLLEMGFKEIEIGFPSASQTDFDFARWCVEEGNVPADVSLQVLVQCRPELITRTFEALEGANRPIVHFYNSTSELQRRVVFAKDVQGIKQIAVDAAKMITDMADKAGGGYRFEYSPESFTGTELEVALEICNGVIEVVKPTPGNKLIINLPSTVEMATPNVYADQIEWMCRNLDNRENLIISLHPHNDRGTGIAAAELALLAGADRVEGTLFGNGERTGNVDMVTMALNMFTQGVDPEIDCSNIERIKEVFEYSNQMAIGERHPYVGELVYTAFSGSHQDAINKGMKAAQVANHPVWEVPYLPIDPRDVGRSYEAIIRINSQSGKGGIAYILQQDYGLNLPRNLQVEFREDIQRITDVEGKELPSKRIYDRFIERYVTQPDGRLKFVDHHTYPDTEHKGQRIVAAEITDNGEIKRIEGRGNGPIDGFINALSHYLGIEMSVEDYSEHSLQHGSNAAAISYVETSYPGGKLFGAGINTNIVAASLEAIVSAANRVLDVKAGKA; this is translated from the coding sequence ATGAACGCAACGACGCAATTCTCCGAGAGAAAAACGGCCTCCACCAAAGGCATGCCTGACGCTACGGTGAAATACCGGGCCTATCCGCAGGTGAACATTCCCGACCGCACCTGGCCGACGAAAACCATCACCAAGGCGCCGGTCTGGTGCTCGGTCGACCTGCGCGACGGCAACCAGGCACTGGTCGACCCGATGGGCCACGACCGCAAGGCGCGCATGTTCCAACTGCTGCTGGAGATGGGCTTCAAGGAAATCGAGATCGGTTTCCCCTCCGCTTCGCAGACCGATTTCGACTTCGCCCGCTGGTGCGTGGAGGAGGGTAACGTGCCCGCCGACGTCTCCCTGCAGGTGCTGGTGCAATGCCGCCCGGAACTGATCACCCGTACCTTCGAAGCACTGGAAGGCGCAAACCGGCCGATCGTGCATTTCTACAACTCGACCAGCGAGCTGCAGCGCCGCGTCGTCTTCGCCAAGGATGTGCAGGGCATCAAGCAGATCGCCGTCGATGCCGCCAAGATGATCACCGATATGGCCGACAAGGCAGGCGGCGGCTACCGTTTCGAATATTCCCCCGAGAGCTTTACCGGTACCGAACTCGAAGTGGCGCTGGAAATCTGCAATGGCGTCATCGAGGTGGTCAAGCCGACGCCCGGTAACAAGCTGATCATCAACCTGCCGTCCACCGTCGAGATGGCGACGCCGAACGTCTATGCCGACCAGATCGAGTGGATGTGCCGCAATCTCGACAATCGCGAGAACCTGATCATCTCCTTGCATCCACATAACGACCGCGGCACCGGCATCGCCGCTGCCGAACTGGCATTGCTGGCAGGCGCCGACCGTGTCGAAGGCACGCTCTTCGGCAATGGCGAGCGCACCGGCAATGTCGACATGGTGACGATGGCGCTGAACATGTTCACGCAAGGCGTCGATCCCGAGATCGACTGCTCCAATATCGAGCGCATCAAGGAAGTGTTCGAATATTCCAACCAGATGGCGATCGGCGAGCGCCATCCTTACGTCGGCGAGCTGGTCTATACGGCCTTCTCTGGTTCGCATCAGGATGCGATCAACAAAGGTATGAAGGCGGCGCAGGTCGCCAACCATCCCGTCTGGGAAGTGCCGTACCTGCCGATCGATCCGCGTGACGTCGGCCGTTCCTACGAGGCGATCATCCGCATCAACTCGCAGTCCGGCAAGGGCGGCATCGCCTATATCCTGCAGCAGGATTACGGGCTGAACCTGCCGCGCAACCTGCAAGTGGAATTCCGCGAGGATATCCAGCGCATTACCGACGTCGAGGGCAAGGAGCTTCCTTCGAAGCGGATTTACGACCGTTTCATCGAGCGCTACGTGACGCAGCCCGATGGACGCCTCAAGTTTGTCGACCATCACACCTATCCCGATACCGAGCACAAGGGCCAGCGGATCGTGGCGGCCGAGATCACCGACAATGGCGAGATCAAGCGCATCGAAGGGCGCGGCAACGGCCCGATCGACGGCTTCATCAACGCGCTGTCGCATTATCTCGGCATCGAGATGTCGGTCGAGGATTATTCCGAGCATTCGCTGCAGCACGGCTCGAACGCGGCGGCGATCTCCTATGTCGAAACCTCCTATCCCGGCGGCAAACTCTTCGGCGCCGGCATCAATACCAACATCGTCGCGGCATCGCTGGAAGCGATCGTCTCGGCGGCAAACCGCGTGCTCGACGTGAAGGCCGGCAAGGCCTGA
- a CDS encoding metallophosphoesterase family protein — MFKLAHISDVHLGPLPRLSIQELFSKRITGFVNWHRNRRKHLFGGTLDLLLDDIRAHQADHLAVTGDLVNLASGIEIRAAAAWLRALGDPADTSVVPGNHDAYVPGAYEKSMRAWYEYVRGDLAPPQWQEDRHIFPYLRIRGKVAIVGCSTAVATPPFAASGFFGARQARDTVNMLRAAGEAGLFRVVMIHHPPIRGATTFYKRMIGIRRFAAVISTGGAELVLHGHTHLNTLHWLRGQVQPVPVVGIASASQGPGSIKPPAAYNLFSIDGSPGAWELSGERFSVNRSGDAVMAESVDIFAR; from the coding sequence ATGTTCAAGCTCGCGCATATTTCCGACGTCCACCTTGGGCCGTTGCCCCGTCTTTCCATCCAGGAGCTGTTTTCAAAACGCATAACGGGCTTTGTGAACTGGCATCGAAATCGACGCAAGCACCTTTTCGGCGGCACGCTGGATCTGTTGCTCGACGACATCCGCGCCCATCAGGCAGATCATCTCGCGGTCACCGGCGACCTCGTCAATCTGGCGAGCGGGATTGAGATCCGCGCCGCCGCCGCTTGGCTGCGCGCGCTCGGCGATCCCGCCGACACCTCGGTCGTTCCCGGCAATCACGATGCCTATGTGCCCGGCGCCTACGAAAAGTCGATGCGCGCCTGGTACGAATATGTCCGCGGCGATCTCGCCCCGCCGCAATGGCAGGAGGATCGCCATATTTTTCCTTATCTGCGCATCCGCGGCAAAGTCGCGATCGTCGGCTGCTCGACGGCAGTCGCCACCCCTCCCTTTGCCGCCTCCGGCTTTTTCGGCGCGCGCCAGGCGCGCGATACCGTCAACATGCTGCGAGCAGCCGGCGAAGCCGGCCTCTTCCGGGTCGTCATGATCCATCATCCGCCGATCCGCGGCGCCACGACCTTCTACAAGCGGATGATCGGCATTCGCCGCTTCGCCGCGGTGATTTCGACCGGCGGCGCCGAACTTGTGCTGCACGGGCACACGCATCTGAACACGCTGCACTGGCTGCGCGGCCAGGTGCAGCCGGTGCCGGTCGTCGGCATCGCCTCGGCCTCGCAGGGACCGGGCAGCATCAAGCCGCCCGCCGCCTACAACCTCTTCTCCATCGACGGCTCTCCCGGCGCCTGGGAACTCAGCGGCGAGCGCTTCAGCGTTAACCGATCCGGCGATGCGGTGATGGCGGAAAGTGTTGATATTTTCGCGCGTTAG
- a CDS encoding tetratricopeptide repeat protein, with protein MTFSFRHLSRLSLAAGFAFGIATAAFAVGDSNDNTNPPPKTETTKTCTGGKVWDKAKKECVNPKKSSFNDDDLYKFAREFAYAGQYDNAITVLNLARNQNDPRILNYLGYANRKAGRMELGMSYYRKALQADENYILARSYMGMALVEQGDIQGARVQLVEIRDRGGEGTWAYRALLQSLNGYKTY; from the coding sequence ATGACGTTTTCTTTCCGTCACCTGTCCAGACTTTCGCTCGCCGCCGGCTTTGCCTTCGGCATTGCCACGGCCGCTTTCGCGGTCGGCGACAGCAACGATAACACCAATCCGCCGCCGAAGACCGAAACGACCAAGACCTGCACCGGCGGCAAGGTCTGGGACAAGGCCAAGAAGGAATGCGTCAATCCGAAGAAGAGCAGCTTCAACGACGACGATCTTTACAAGTTCGCCCGCGAGTTTGCCTATGCCGGCCAGTATGACAATGCCATCACCGTGCTCAATCTCGCCCGCAACCAGAACGACCCGCGCATCCTGAACTACCTCGGCTACGCCAACCGCAAGGCCGGCCGCATGGAGCTCGGCATGTCCTACTACCGCAAGGCGCTGCAGGCGGATGAGAACTACATCCTCGCCCGCTCCTATATGGGCATGGCGCTTGTGGAGCAGGGAGATATCCAGGGCGCCCGCGTCCAGCTCGTGGAAATCCGCGATCGCGGCGGCGAAGGCACATGGGCCTATCGTGCTCTGCTGCAAAGCTTGAATGGCTACAAGACATATTGA
- a CDS encoding benzoate/H(+) symporter BenE family transporter has protein sequence MLKDFSVQALFMGLLTAFVGSASSFAVVLHGLEAVGATDAQAASGLMALSISMGVCAIVLCAITRLPISIAWSTPGAALLASTGPIEGGFNAAVGAFLICAALIIVAGLFKPLGRAVAAIPAPLANAMLSGVLIGLCFAPVKAIGFNPLLGLPIVIAWIVVGAFKRLWAVPAALAAFVLVLAFGVDIPAGAFASLEQSLVPTAEIVRPVFNLAGLVSIALPLFIVTMASQNIPGIAVLKVNHYDPKPGPLFAVTGFFSLLSAPFGGHAVNLAAITAAMCAGQDAHTDPKRRYWAALIAGIGYVILGLLAGAVTAFVALAPPILIQAVAGLALVGAFSSSAMSAFQAPDSREAAAITFLVTASGVSFGGISGAFWGLIAGGLMLALSRLVSVWKDRRQLR, from the coding sequence ATGCTCAAAGATTTTTCCGTCCAGGCCCTGTTCATGGGGCTGCTGACCGCCTTCGTCGGTTCCGCCAGCTCGTTTGCCGTCGTGCTGCACGGGCTTGAGGCGGTCGGTGCTACGGATGCACAGGCGGCGTCTGGGCTGATGGCATTATCGATCTCCATGGGCGTCTGCGCGATCGTGCTCTGCGCCATCACGCGATTGCCGATCAGCATCGCCTGGTCGACGCCGGGTGCTGCACTGCTGGCCAGCACCGGGCCGATCGAAGGCGGCTTCAATGCGGCGGTCGGGGCCTTCCTGATCTGTGCCGCGCTGATTATCGTCGCGGGGCTGTTCAAGCCGCTCGGCCGGGCGGTCGCTGCCATTCCCGCACCGCTTGCCAATGCGATGCTGTCAGGCGTGCTGATCGGCCTCTGCTTCGCGCCGGTAAAGGCGATCGGCTTCAATCCGCTCCTCGGCCTGCCGATCGTCATCGCCTGGATTGTCGTCGGCGCCTTCAAGCGCCTCTGGGCGGTGCCGGCGGCGCTCGCAGCCTTCGTGCTGGTGCTCGCCTTCGGTGTCGATATTCCCGCTGGCGCCTTCGCCTCGCTCGAACAATCGCTGGTGCCGACCGCGGAAATCGTCCGGCCGGTATTCAATCTTGCCGGCCTCGTCTCGATCGCATTGCCGCTGTTCATCGTGACCATGGCTTCGCAGAACATTCCGGGCATCGCGGTGCTGAAGGTCAATCATTACGATCCGAAGCCAGGTCCACTCTTTGCCGTCACCGGCTTTTTCTCGCTGCTGTCGGCCCCGTTCGGCGGCCATGCGGTCAATTTGGCGGCAATCACCGCGGCGATGTGCGCCGGGCAGGATGCCCACACCGATCCGAAGAGGCGCTATTGGGCAGCGCTGATCGCCGGCATCGGTTATGTCATCCTCGGGCTGCTCGCCGGCGCGGTGACGGCTTTCGTCGCGCTTGCGCCACCGATCCTGATCCAGGCGGTGGCCGGGCTGGCGCTGGTCGGGGCTTTCTCCTCCTCGGCAATGTCGGCCTTCCAGGCGCCGGATTCGCGTGAGGCGGCCGCGATCACCTTCCTCGTCACCGCCTCCGGCGTTTCCTTCGGCGGCATTTCCGGCGCTTTCTGGGGCCTGATCGCCGGCGGGCTGATGTTGGCGCTGTCGCGGCTGGTGAGCGTTTGGAAAGACCGACGCCAGCTGCGGTAG
- a CDS encoding NUDIX domain-containing protein — protein MVDKEKRPLHIRMALRLLHVYFSFARGMTMGVRAACFDAEGRIFLVRHSYVGGWHMPGGGLERNETVGEALAKELREEGNLRIIGNPQLVQVYFNTTITRRDHVVFYRASVEQTAPRPPDWEISDSGFFSLDSLPEGTTEATYRRLAELRGEQEPDHRW, from the coding sequence ATGGTGGATAAAGAAAAGCGGCCTCTTCATATCAGGATGGCCCTGCGCCTTCTGCATGTCTATTTTTCCTTCGCCCGCGGCATGACGATGGGCGTCAGGGCCGCCTGCTTCGATGCGGAGGGGCGGATTTTCCTGGTGCGCCACAGTTATGTCGGTGGCTGGCATATGCCGGGCGGCGGGTTGGAGCGCAACGAGACGGTCGGAGAGGCACTGGCCAAGGAACTGCGCGAGGAGGGCAACCTCAGGATCATCGGTAACCCACAGCTGGTTCAGGTCTATTTCAACACCACGATCACACGGCGGGACCATGTCGTGTTCTACCGGGCGAGTGTCGAGCAGACGGCGCCGCGCCCGCCCGATTGGGAAATCTCCGACAGCGGCTTCTTCTCCCTCGACAGCCTGCCCGAGGGCACGACCGAGGCGACGTATCGCCGCCTTGCGGAGCTTCGGGGCGAGCAGGAGCCCGACCACCGCTGGTGA
- a CDS encoding GNAT family N-acetyltransferase, translating into MLPNAQGVFETHQSVHPVSVIMYKHDLVYLTEDASHDAAIEHINEEAFGPGRFTRAAARIREQGPHDLSLSFICTDNGETIASVRMTPVLAGTVKGHLLGPLAVRPSHKNQGIGRELVRIAVEAARRQGSEAVILVGDPPYYGPLGFERVAYNALSFPGPVDPGRVLVVPIAEGVHERLKGIIAWHG; encoded by the coding sequence ATGCTCCCGAACGCCCAAGGCGTGTTCGAGACCCATCAATCTGTCCATCCGGTTTCTGTCATCATGTACAAGCACGATCTCGTCTACCTCACCGAAGACGCGTCTCATGACGCCGCCATCGAACATATCAACGAAGAAGCTTTCGGTCCGGGCCGCTTCACGCGGGCGGCGGCTCGCATCCGCGAGCAGGGACCGCACGATCTGTCGCTCTCCTTCATCTGCACCGACAATGGCGAAACGATCGCCTCCGTGCGCATGACCCCGGTGCTGGCCGGCACGGTGAAAGGCCATCTTCTCGGTCCGCTCGCCGTCCGGCCCTCCCACAAGAACCAGGGCATCGGCCGGGAACTGGTGCGGATCGCCGTGGAGGCGGCAAGACGCCAGGGTTCGGAAGCCGTGATCCTCGTCGGCGATCCGCCCTATTACGGCCCGCTCGGATTCGAGAGAGTCGCCTACAACGCGCTTTCCTTCCCCGGACCGGTCGATCCCGGCCGCGTGCTCGTCGTTCCGATCGCCGAGGGCGTGCACGAACGGCTGAAGGGCATCATCGCCTGGCACGGATGA
- a CDS encoding ATP-dependent Clp protease proteolytic subunit, whose product MNDEDQDDKTKELPLGKETEANLFKSRSIFIYGPINQELAQKVCSQLVALAAASDEDIRIYVNSPGGHVESGDSIHDMIKFIKPKVWMIGTGWVASAGALIYVAAPKEQRLCLPNTRFLLHQPSGGTRGMASDIEIQAREIIKMNERLNKIMAAATGQPLEKIARDTDRDYWLSAEEAKDYGLVSRIVTSQADI is encoded by the coding sequence ATGAACGACGAAGACCAGGACGACAAGACGAAGGAACTGCCGCTCGGCAAGGAAACGGAGGCGAATCTTTTCAAGTCGCGTTCGATCTTCATCTACGGACCGATCAATCAGGAATTGGCGCAGAAGGTCTGCTCGCAGCTCGTGGCGCTTGCCGCGGCCAGCGACGAGGACATCCGCATCTATGTGAATTCGCCCGGCGGCCACGTCGAATCCGGCGATTCCATCCATGACATGATCAAGTTCATCAAGCCGAAGGTCTGGATGATTGGCACGGGCTGGGTCGCCTCCGCCGGTGCGCTGATCTATGTCGCCGCTCCGAAGGAGCAGCGCCTGTGCCTGCCGAACACCCGCTTCCTGCTGCACCAACCCTCGGGCGGCACGCGCGGCATGGCATCCGACATCGAGATCCAGGCACGCGAGATCATCAAGATGAACGAGCGCCTGAACAAGATCATGGCGGCGGCCACCGGCCAGCCGCTCGAAAAGATCGCCAGGGATACGGATCGCGACTACTGGCTGTCGGCGGAAGAGGCGAAGGACTATGGCCTCGTCTCGCGGATCGTGACGTCGCAGGCCGATATCTGA
- the queF gene encoding preQ(1) synthase: MPNTDTSSLSMLGQQTETAQSPEVAVLEKVPSNHAGTDYVVRFTAPEFTSLCPMTGQPDFAHIVIDYIPGEWLVESKSLKLFLHSFRNHGAFHEDCSIYIAKRIVELLDPKWLRIGAYWYPRGGIPIDVFWQTGKPPEGVWLPEQGVATYRGRG, from the coding sequence ATGCCGAATACCGATACCTCCAGCCTGTCGATGCTGGGCCAGCAGACCGAAACCGCACAATCGCCGGAGGTGGCGGTGCTTGAAAAGGTGCCGTCCAACCATGCCGGCACCGACTACGTCGTGCGTTTCACCGCGCCGGAATTCACCTCGCTCTGCCCCATGACCGGGCAGCCGGATTTTGCCCATATCGTCATCGATTACATTCCGGGCGAATGGCTGGTGGAATCGAAATCGCTGAAGCTCTTCCTGCATTCCTTCCGCAATCACGGCGCTTTCCATGAGGATTGCTCGATCTACATCGCCAAGCGCATCGTCGAACTGCTCGATCCCAAGTGGCTCAGGATCGGCGCCTACTGGTATCCGCGCGGCGGCATTCCGATCGACGTGTTCTGGCAGACGGGCAAGCCGCCGGAAGGCGTCTGGCTGCCGGAACAGGGCGTTGCCACCTATCGCGGACGTGGGTGA